In Aegilops tauschii subsp. strangulata cultivar AL8/78 chromosome 3, Aet v6.0, whole genome shotgun sequence, one genomic interval encodes:
- the LOC141020790 gene encoding uncharacterized protein, whose translation MVDDDLSKQRAAAESSGAAKAIVIPGTSYPRFDRENFGVWKALMECALRAAELWVVVDPGGNVYKKDGAEHCKDRQAATALYSVMPMDVLQHIIAKETVKEAWDTLKLLFEGHTRVRQANLQTLLRNYETLVMTDDETVDAFASRVMTLVNGIRALGENLTETSVVRRFLCAAPPRYMQIVTAIEQCVDLTTLTVDDLVGRYKAHDERMRHSLGDARDGEQVMLTRAQWQLLIAREKKAGEGSSNTRQDRAPKEQNKRNAGDSAPKKKKKFDKRKIKCYNCGIMGHFKSECRKPAKEQAYIAKKGDIDDDQANMLLCEICEFPQVDVQMQVAETVALVEKKIYLHEEDEKRAGNFWYLDTGASNHMSGDRTQFSELSMTVGGTVRFGDGKTVPILGRGTVVFEAKSGEHKILTDVYYIPMLKTNIISLGQLEERGCKIVLEDGYLWGYDRQRNLMMRVKRSRNRMYVLNLDKAQLVCLLAKFDETAWKWHSRFGHLNFHALRKLGKQQMVSGLPMIDHVDQLCTGCLVGKQRRGHHHDNDVHEDGLDVDDDPGHGSGNPGSGSTPGTPMARTPSHGLPRSPSTPGGGPWWGDDDGDDGSAAGARSETTAKNAAVAAKSGMQSAGTPRNAAVAAENSEAADFRDDDDPESTVGGSAMGETRESPERTPGRPPTPAKLRRVLDLYPKEALRKINPVRMKKRGDRMKKRGDHCLFSEVELATFVEANDEESWRSAMIEELGSIEENQTWSLVDLPSGHNAIGLKWVFKVKKDSQGAVVKHKARLVAKGFVQQQGIDFEEVFAPVARMESVRLLIALAAQESWSLHHMDVKSAFLNGDLEEEVYVQQPTGFVKKGEEHKCPLEHAMYKRGIDASRLLIGVYVDDLLITGASEKEIGRFKKQMKELFKMSDLGLLSFYLGIEVHKSRDGITLCQEAYATKILVNCGMDDCNPSHTPMEAKLKLSKRSEAPAVDPTDYRSIVGSLRYLVNTRADLAYSVGIVSRYMEHPTTEHLAAVKQILRYVKGTLKYGCKYTRKKEARPPLVGYSDSDMAGDVDDRKSTSGVVFFLGENLISWLSQKQKVVALSSCEAEYIAGAAAACQGVWLSRLYAD comes from the exons ATGGTGGACGACGACTTGAGCAAGCAGAGGGCTGCAGCAGAAAGTTCTGGGGCGGCTAAAGCAATTGTCATACCCGGGACGTCATACCCTCGTTTTGATCGGGAGAACTTTGGGGTTTGGAAGGCTCTAATGGAGTGTGCCCTACGAGCCGCTGAATTGTGGGTTGTCGTCGACCCCGGCGGCAATGTCTACAAGAAGGACGGCGCTGAGCACTGCAAGGACAGGCAGGCAGCAACGGCGCTCTATTCGGTGATGCCGATGGACGTTCTTCAGCATATCATCGCCAAGGAAACGGTGAAGGAGGCATGGGACACCTTGAAGCTGCTCTTCGAGGGGCATACCCGTGTCAGGCAAGCGAATCTGCAAACTCTTTTGAGGAATTATGAAACGCTTGTGATGACTGACGATGAAACCGTGGATGCTTTTGCTTCGCGGGTGATGACGTTGGTCAATGGAATCCGCGCGCTTGGAGAAAACCTGACGGAGACTTCAGTGGTCAGGAGATTCTTGTGCGCTGCTCCTCCCCGTTACATGCAGATCGTGACGGCGATTGAGCAGTGTGTCGACCTAACTACGTTGACGGTCGATGACCTTGTTGGCCGCTACAAAGCTCACGATGAGAGGATGCGCCATAGCCTCGGTGATGCTAGGGACGGCGAGCAAGTCATGCTCACGAGGGCGCAGTGGCAATTGTTGATTGCAAGGGAGAAGAAGGCTGGCGAGGGCTCAAGCAATACTCGCCAAGATCGTGCGCCAAAAGAACAGAATAAGAGGAACGCGGGGGACAGCGctccaaagaagaagaagaagttcgaTAAGCGCAAGATCAAGTGTTATAATTGTGGCATCATGGGGCACTTCAAGTCTGAGTGTAGGAAGCCAGCGAAGGAGCAGGCATATATCGCGAAGAAGGGCGACATTGATGATGATCAAGCCAACATGCTGCTGTGTGAAATCTGTGAGTTTCCACAGGTGGACGTACAGATGCAAGTAGCCGAAACCGTTGCACTTGTGGAGAAGAAAATTTATCTCCACGAGGAAGATGAGAAGAGGGCCGGAAATTTTTGGTACCTTGATACGGGCGCAAGCAACCATATGTCGGGGGATAGGACCCAATTCAGCGAGCTAAGCATGACTGTTGGAGGGACGGTCAGGTTCGGTGACGGCAAAACAGTGCCAATCTTAGGGAGAGGCACGGTGGTCTTTGAAGCAAAGAGTGGTGAACACAAGATTCTCACAGATGTTTATTACATTCCCATGCTAAAGACGAACATAATTAGTTTGGGACAGCTCGAAGAGAGGGGTTGCAAAATTGTGCTCGAAGACGGATATTTGTGGGGCTATGATCGTCAAAGAAATCTCATGATGCGTGTGAAGAGGTCTCGGAACAGAATGTATGTCCTGAATTTGGACAAGGCACAACTAGTGTGTTTGCTAGCAAAGTTTGACGAAACAGCGTGGAAGTGGCACTCACGTTTTGGTCACTTGAATTTTCATGCATTGAGGAAATTGGGAAAGCAGCAGATGGTGAGTGGACTGCCCATGATTGATCATGTTGATCAGCTTTGCACTGGATGTTTAGTTGGCAAGCAACGCCGAG GCCACCATCACGACAACGACGTACATGAAGATGGGCTTGATGTTGATGACGATCCTGGACATGGCAGCGGAAATCCGGGATCCGGCAGCACACCTGGAACCCCCATGGCGCGTACACCCAGCCACGGCTTGCCCAGATCCCCCTCTACCCCAGGAGGTGGACCGTGGTGGGGTGATGATGATGGAGATGACGGATCAGCAGCTGGAGCTCGTTCAGAAACAACAGCAAAAAATGCTGCCGTGGCAGCGAAATCTGGCATGCAATCTGCAGGGACGCCCAGAAACGCTGCCGTGGCAGCCGAAAATTCTGAAGCTGCAGACTTTAGGGATGATGATGATCCAGAAAGCACGGTGGGAGGGAGCGCGATGGGGGAGACTCGTGAGTCCCCTGAGCGTACTCCGGGAAGGCCGCCAACGCCGGCAAAGCTCCGGCGAGTATTGGATCTTTATCCAAAGgaggctcttcgaaaaattaatCCCGTGCGAATGAAAAAGAGAGGAGATCGAATGAAAAAGAGAGGAGATCATTGCTTGTTTTCTGAAGTAGAACTAGCCACGTTCGTAGAGGCGAACGATGAAGAGTCTTGGCGCAGCGCCATGATAGAGGAGCTCGGTTCAATTGAAGAAAATCAAACATGGAGTCTTGTTGATCTTCCAAGTGGACACAATGCAATTGGGCTCAAGTGGGTGTTTAAAGTTAAAAAAGATTCACAAGGAGCAGTGGTGAAACACAAAGCAAGGTTGGTGGCAAAGGGGTTTGTACAGCAGCAAGGCATTGATTTTGAAGAAGTTTTTGCTCCGGTTGCAAGGATGGAGTCAGTTCGGTTGTTGATTGCACTAGCAGCTCAAGAGTCATGGTCTTTGCATCACATGGATGTGAAGTCGGCCTTTCTCAATGGAGATCTAGAAGAGGAGGTATATGTGCAGCAACCCACTGGTTTTGTCAAGAAAGGAGAGGAACATAAG TGTCCACTAGAGCATGCCATGTATAAAAGAGGTATAGATGCAAGTCGTCTACTCATTGGTGTGTATGTTGATGACCTCCTAATCACTGGTGCAAGTGAGAAGGAGATTGGAAGATTCAAGAAGCAGATGAAGGAATTGTTCAAAATGAGTGATCTAGGCTTGTTAAGCTTTTACCTTGGGATTGAGGTACATAAAAGTAGAGATGGGATCACATTGTGCCAAGAGGCATATGCCACAAAAATTCTGGTGAACTGTGGCATGGATGATTGCAATCCTTCACATACGCCTATGGAGGCTAAGCTCAAGTTGAGCAAACGGAGTGAGGCACCGGCCGTTGATCCAACAGATTACAGAAGCATTGTGGGGAGCCTAAGGTACTTGGTGAACACAAGGGCTGATTTGGCCTACTCTGTTGGGATCGTTAGTAGATACATGGAGCACCCTACTACTGAACATCTAGCTGCGGTGAAGCAAATTTTGAGGTATGTTAAGGGTACTCTAAAATATGGCTGCAAGTACACAAGAAAGAAAGAGGCAAGACCACCATTGGTGGGCTATAGTGACAGTGATATGGCAGGAGACGTGGACGACAGGAAAAGTACTTCTGGCGTTGTTTTTTTCTTAGGTGAAAATTTGATCTCTTGGCTGTCACAGAAGCAGAAGGTGGTGGCACTTTCTTCTTGCGAAGCGGAGTACATTGCAGGAGCGGCTGCGGCGTGTCAGGGAGTTTGGCTCAGTAGATTATATGCGGACTAG
- the LOC109779195 gene encoding protein IRON-RELATED TRANSCRIPTION FACTOR 2 → MGHHYQHFEDPFASSMSSLEPDIFSGAGVHHHLAPSPQWLGLGNHGIPVAPTANNGTSSGGDGDGSGSHRKISHNAYERDRRKELNELYSDLRSLLPEDDRTKKLSIPITVSRVLKYIPELQKQVEGLEKKKEELTRASCKPGVLTMRENTAPIVSATCIDDRDIMVQVSLVSTMAGDLPMSKCINVLENEGLRLISSSTSAFQNRTFYSLHVQRTQRTMSKECPAFCEELENVMKQKAGLRLHQ, encoded by the exons ATGGGGCACCACTACCAGCACTTCGAGGACCCGTTCGCGAGCAGCATGTCGTCGCTGGAGCCGGACATCTTCTCCGGCGCCGGCGTCCACCACCACCTCGCGCCGTCCCCGCAGTGGCTGGGCCTCGGAAACCACGGCATCCCAGTGGCGCCGACTGCCAACAACGGCACCTcctcgggcggcgacggcgacggctcgGGCTCCCACCGCAAGATCAGCCACAACGCCTACGAGCGCGACCGCCGCAAGGAGCTCAACGAGCTCTACTCCGACCTCCGCTCCCTCCTCCCCGAAGACGATCGCACC AAGAAGCTGAGCATTCCAATCACGGTGTCACGGGTGCTCAAGTACATCCCGGAGCTGCAGAAGCAGGTGGAAGGCctggagaagaagaaggaggagctGACGCGGGCCAGCTGCAAGCCGGGAGTGCTGACCATGAGGGAGAACACGGCTCCGATTGTGTCCGCCACCTGCATCGACGACAGGGATATCATGGTCCAGGTCAGCCTGGTGAGCACTATGGCTGGAGATCTGCCCATGTCCAAGTGCATCAACGTGCTGGAGAATGAAGGTCTTCGCCTCATCAGCTCATCCACTTCCGCATTCCAGAACAGGACGTTCTACAGCCTTCATGTTCAG AGAACCCAACGAACGATGAGCAAGGAGTGTCCAGCATTTTGTGAAGAACTGGAGAACGTCATGAAGCAAAAGGCAGGATTGCGTCTACATCAGTAG